A genomic window from Erythrobacter sp. BLCC-B19 includes:
- a CDS encoding alpha/beta hydrolase family protein, with amino-acid sequence MIAQILAVLLAVTAPPAPPPVPGGGTSPRVCDGALPDPDNPERPVPVRVRLPSGPGPHPVILFSHGLGGSVEAGTRWATAWSEAGFAVIHLQHPGSDVSLWRGLRGQEALAALRKGMDAKQFIARVEDVKLVLDAVATPVAIGECPLSQLDSARIGIAGHSFGAQTVQALAGQQFRTPSGLISVGDPRIRAAIAFSPAPARAEPDESAFGKITMPFLSVTGTRDEVPGISDVSPKDRTRPFHAMPAGQKYLLVLDGADHMVFSGGEQRRPATSNDTRIERVVTEVSVAFWKAMLDPTPTPNILDHPAALGSKDRWMAK; translated from the coding sequence ATGATTGCGCAAATACTGGCCGTGCTGCTCGCGGTGACGGCGCCTCCCGCTCCGCCGCCCGTGCCGGGAGGCGGCACCTCGCCGCGGGTCTGCGATGGCGCTCTGCCTGATCCCGACAATCCTGAACGACCGGTTCCGGTGCGCGTCAGGCTGCCTTCGGGCCCTGGGCCTCACCCCGTCATCCTGTTCAGTCACGGCCTCGGCGGATCGGTCGAGGCCGGCACGCGCTGGGCGACGGCATGGAGCGAGGCGGGCTTTGCCGTGATCCATCTCCAGCACCCCGGTTCCGATGTATCGCTCTGGCGCGGGCTCAGGGGACAGGAGGCGCTCGCCGCCCTGCGCAAAGGCATGGACGCCAAGCAGTTCATCGCCCGGGTCGAGGATGTGAAGCTTGTGCTCGATGCGGTCGCCACCCCGGTTGCGATCGGCGAATGCCCCCTGTCACAGCTCGACAGTGCCAGAATCGGGATCGCGGGCCATAGCTTCGGGGCACAGACGGTGCAGGCCTTGGCCGGTCAGCAATTCCGAACGCCGAGCGGATTGATCAGTGTGGGCGATCCCCGGATCCGGGCCGCGATCGCCTTCAGCCCCGCGCCCGCCCGGGCCGAGCCGGACGAGAGCGCCTTCGGCAAGATCACGATGCCGTTTCTGTCGGTGACGGGGACGAGGGACGAGGTTCCCGGCATTTCCGATGTCAGCCCGAAGGATCGCACCCGCCCCTTTCATGCGATGCCCGCCGGACAGAAATACCTGCTGGTGCTCGACGGAGCCGACCACATGGTCTTCAGCGGCGGCGAGCAACGCCGTCCCGCGACCTCCAACGACACGCGGATCGAGCGTGTCGTCACCGAGGTCAGCGTCGCGTTCTGGAAGGCAATGCTGGATCCAACGCCGACCCCGAACATCCTCGACCACCCGGCTGCGCTTGGGTCGAAAGATCGGTGGATGGCGAAATAG
- a CDS encoding TetR/AcrR family transcriptional regulator, with the protein MATLAPSKLRNERGPQAARKRATRLDRILGIGARMMNELGPGGVRLGLIAEELGCSRNALYYYVRDRRDLVALCYQQTCDLVAAAIAESQDRDPAEGIVQIVDTLLGRHADGQPFAVISDAAMLADSDRVRIEAQVAANAAALARLVEGGIASGDFHRCDADLCAQMILGMVYWAILWNKWIMPAQEVPPEIYRKAAETISDIVLRGITMPGGAAFRCPDGLPQRVAALVGTTAGQGRSGAAPGLLETASLLFNRYGPESVSLDQIAAHIGLTKGAIYHHFADKQALLVAAHERAFDLQHGFVDLADAEPVSDRERMLCVFYSNCLAHATDAPPVALHPGLHALPVSILERASQSAKRMRRMHARALREPLMRPTDAAIVELTAGAFFWLQTWRSQRDDLSPEGIAAEMASIVATGLMATSRSSQRPSRDPEN; encoded by the coding sequence ATGGCCACGCTCGCCCCTTCCAAGTTGCGCAACGAACGCGGCCCGCAAGCCGCGCGCAAGCGGGCGACGCGGCTTGACCGGATCCTCGGGATCGGGGCGCGGATGATGAACGAGCTCGGCCCCGGCGGCGTTCGTCTGGGCTTGATCGCGGAGGAACTGGGGTGCAGCCGCAATGCGCTCTACTACTATGTTCGCGATCGCCGCGATCTGGTCGCGCTATGCTATCAGCAGACCTGCGATCTGGTCGCTGCCGCCATCGCCGAGTCCCAGGATCGCGATCCCGCTGAAGGGATCGTGCAGATCGTCGACACATTGCTGGGCCGTCATGCCGATGGTCAGCCCTTCGCGGTCATCAGCGATGCCGCCATGCTCGCCGATTCCGATCGCGTGCGGATCGAGGCGCAGGTCGCAGCCAATGCCGCTGCGCTCGCCCGTCTGGTCGAGGGCGGGATCGCATCGGGCGATTTCCATCGCTGCGACGCCGATCTGTGCGCGCAGATGATCCTGGGCATGGTGTACTGGGCAATCCTCTGGAACAAGTGGATCATGCCCGCGCAGGAGGTTCCGCCGGAGATCTACCGGAAGGCGGCCGAGACCATTTCGGATATCGTGCTCCGCGGCATTACCATGCCCGGCGGCGCGGCGTTCCGCTGCCCGGATGGCCTGCCCCAACGTGTCGCGGCATTGGTGGGAACGACCGCCGGGCAAGGCCGCTCGGGTGCAGCGCCGGGTCTGCTCGAGACCGCTTCGCTGCTGTTCAATCGTTATGGCCCGGAATCCGTCTCGCTCGATCAGATCGCTGCGCATATCGGGCTGACCAAGGGTGCGATCTATCACCACTTTGCCGACAAGCAGGCGCTGCTTGTCGCCGCGCATGAACGCGCCTTCGATCTGCAACACGGATTTGTCGACCTTGCCGACGCCGAGCCCGTTTCGGACCGCGAGCGGATGCTTTGCGTGTTCTATTCCAACTGCCTTGCCCACGCGACCGATGCCCCGCCTGTCGCGCTGCATCCGGGCCTGCACGCACTGCCGGTCTCGATCCTCGAACGCGCGTCGCAAAGCGCCAAGCGGATGCGCAGGATGCACGCGCGCGCCCTGCGCGAGCCACTGATGCGCCCGACTGATGCCGCGATTGTCGAGCTGACGGCGGGCGCGTTCTTCTGGCTTCAGACATGGCGAAGCCAGCGCGATGACCTCAGCCCCGAAGGGATCGCTGCCGAAATGGCGAGCATCGTGGCGACGGGTCTGATGGCAACCTCGCGGTCATCACAGCGGCCATCGCGCGATCCCGAAAACTGA